CAAGAGATCAAGGCGTACATTCGCAAGGTAGCCCAGACCGACAGCAATGTCCTTATCACGGGCGAGACCGGTACAGGAAAGGAACTGGTAGCGGAGCTGATCCACAAAAACAGCAAGCGAGCGGGGAAGCCGTTCATCTGTCTCAACTGCGCCGCAATTCCGGAATCTCTGACAGAAAGTGAGCTGTTCGGCTACGAGCGCGGGGCATTTACCGGCGCCTATGCCGCGTACGAGGGGAAGCTCAAGCAGGCCGATGGAGGAACTGTCCTCCTGGATGAGATCGGCGATATGCCGTTGTCTGCTCAGGCCAAGGTGCTGAGGCTATTGGATAAGAAAACCGCCCAACGGGTGGGCGGGCGAAGAGACGTTGCGATCGATCTTCGCGTGATTGCTGCCACCAACCAGGACCTCGACGCGCTGATGGCTGCCGGCACATTTCGACGGGATCTCTACTACCGTCTCAACGTAGCGCACATCAGCTTGCCGCCCTTGAGGGCCCGGCGAAAGGACATCCCGCTCCTGCTGAGACACTTCATCTGCGAGTTCAATACGCGACGGACGAAGCAGGTACGCGGAATCGCTTCTGAGCTGGTCGAGCGGCTGCTCCAGTACGACTGGCCAGGCAACGTCCGGGAGCTCAGGAATATGATAGAGGTCTGCCTGATAGACCTAGATACACACCTGATCGATTTCACGCACATCCCGGAACAGTATCGAGTTAAATTGCCGGGTTGCGGCATCAACGAGAAAGAGGCGATCCTAAGCGCCCT
Above is a genomic segment from Candidatus Methylomirabilis lanthanidiphila containing:
- a CDS encoding transcriptional regulatory protein zraR, coding for MKMPRILIVEDNSHMLAFLNATLERHGFIPVLTSDCEHALRTIALAPVDLAILDYRLPGQTSGLDLARLIKQRDARLPIILITAHSTENLTIETQEARIDDYFPKPLAIKDLLVSIQRLLASRGLCTRPASAGTGGSVPGLIDAHRLVGSAAPMQEIKAYIRKVAQTDSNVLITGETGTGKELVAELIHKNSKRAGKPFICLNCAAIPESLTESELFGYERGAFTGAYAAYEGKLKQADGGTVLLDEIGDMPLSAQAKVLRLLDKKTAQRVGGRRDVAIDLRVIAATNQDLDALMAAGTFRRDLYYRLNVAHISLPPLRARRKDIPLLLRHFICEFNTRRTKQVRGIASELVERLLQYDWPGNVRELRNMIEVCLIDLDTHLIDFTHIPEQYRVKLPGCGINEKEAILSALLSTRWNKSQAAQKLHWSRMTLYRKLTKHHIVSSRSETEHDTPVLSDTEVSHPLLDVTPV